A genomic stretch from Lycium ferocissimum isolate CSIRO_LF1 unplaced genomic scaffold, AGI_CSIRO_Lferr_CH_V1 ctg7138, whole genome shotgun sequence includes:
- the LOC132045584 gene encoding 1,4-dihydroxy-2-naphthoyl-CoA thioesterase 1-like yields the protein MDPSTTSIPKKEILDAPLHEIGFEISEISPQKISGHFLVTEKCCNPFEVLHGGVSALIAESLASMGAHVASNFQRVAGVHLSIHHLKSANLGEIVYAEAKPLNVGKSIHVWEVNLWKSENSSNLGNTRILISTSRVNVKTNMVVPEKVKDAAVNLKKYAKL from the coding sequence atggatccatcaacaacatcaattccAAAGAAAGAGATTTTAGATGCACCACTTCATGAAATTGGCTTCGAAATTTCAGAGATCTCCCCTCAGAAAATCTCCGGCCACTTTCTAGTGACCGAAAAATGCTGCAACCCTTTTGAGGTGTTGCATGGCGGAGTCTCGGCTTTAATAGCCGAGTCTCTAGCCAGTATGGGCGCCCATGTGGCGTCCAACTTTCAAAGGGTGGCTGGGGTCCACCTCAGCATCCACCACCTCAAGAGTGCAAATCTTGGTGAAATTGTTTATGCTGAGGCAAAACCACTCAATGTTGGGAAATCTATTCATGTTTGGGAAGTGAATTTGTGGAAGAGTGAAAATTCTTCAAATTTGGGGAATACTAGAATTTTGATTTCAACATCAAGAGTTAATGTCAAGACTAATATGGTTGTACCAGAAAAAGTCAAAGATGCTGCTGTGAATCTCAAGAAATATGCCAAGTTATGA